One window of Oscillospiraceae bacterium genomic DNA carries:
- a CDS encoding helix-turn-helix transcriptional regulator: protein MPDERSPLCKAVKNRILQLCAENDLTINALATISGLPPSSIKNIFYGKSKNPKIATIKIICDGLNMSLKDFFDSDEFDRLEQEIR from the coding sequence ATGCCGGACGAACGTTCTCCGCTCTGCAAAGCTGTTAAAAACAGAATATTACAGCTATGTGCTGAAAATGATTTAACAATAAATGCTTTGGCAACTATATCAGGCTTACCGCCGTCTTCAATAAAAAATATTTTTTACGGCAAAAGTAAAAATCCTAAAATCGCAACTATAAAAATTATATGTGACGGTTTGAATATGTCCCTTAAGGACTTTTTTGATTCCGATGAATTTGACAGACTCGAGCAAGAAATCCGGTAG